The Hylaeus volcanicus isolate JK05 unplaced genomic scaffold, UHH_iyHylVolc1.0_haploid 12192, whole genome shotgun sequence genome contains a region encoding:
- the LOC128882820 gene encoding serine-threonine kinase receptor-associated protein isoform X1, which translates to MANLRQTPLTCSGHTRPVVHLAFSDVTDTGYYLISACKDGKPMLRQGDTGDWIGTFEGHKGAVWGVALNPDATRAASGAADFNAKVWDAIKGEEIYSFQHKHIVKSVNFSTDSNYLCTGSNEKLVRIYDLNKPDAAPQVFSGHKHGIRHVTFFNNNTQLITCADDKTLRVWDRNSSQEIKRLDFSSIPNSMELSKDGTIITTTHSNIVTFWNSKDLTKIREYVVPTQMNSASLHPDCSIFVCGGEDLKMYKFDYSTGTEIESFKGHFGPIHCVRFSPDSELYASGSEDGTLRLWQTTVGKTYGLWRCIEQSSMVQENAAVINNKQEVPAS; encoded by the exons ATGGCGAATTTGAGGCAGACACCGCTGACGTGTAGTGGACACACTAGACCCGTAGTGCATCTTGCATTTTCCGATGTCACGGACACTGGATATTACTTGATATCGGCATGCAAAG ATGGCAAACCTATGTTACGACAAGGAGACACTGGAGATTGGATTGGAACATTTGAAGGACATAAAGGAGCAGTGTGGGGTGTTGCGCTGAATCCTGATGCTACAAGAGCTGCTTCGGGCGCTGCTGATTTTAATGCTAAAGTCTGGGATGCAATTAAAggagaagaaatttattccttTCAACATAAGCATATAGTCAAGTCCGTTAACTTTAGTACCGATTCCAATTATTTGTGTACCGGATCCAATGAAAAACTTGTACGGATTTATGATCTTAACAAGCCAGATGCAGCACCTCAG GTTTTCTCAGGTCACAAACATGGTATAAGGCATGTTacctttttcaataataacacTCAATTAATTACTTGTGCCGATGACAAAACATTGAGAGTCTGGGATAGAAATAGCAGTCAAGAAATAAAGAGGCTAGACTTTTCATCTATTCCAAATTCAATGGAGTTGTCGAAGGATGGAACTATCATCACAACTACTCATTCCAATATAGTGACCTTCTGGAATAGTAAAGA CTTAACGAAAATACGTGAATATGTTGTGCCAACACAAATGAACAGTGCTAGTTTGCATCCAGATTGCAGTATTTTTGTATGTGGAGgagaagatttaaaaatgtacaaattcgATTATAGTACAGGTACAGAAATTG agtCTTTCAAAGGACACTTTGGACCTATACATTGTGTACGTTTTTCACCAGACAGTGAATTATATGCAAGTGGCTCGGAAGACGGTACTTTGAGATTATGGCAAACGACAGTTGGTAAAACTTATGGTCTCTGGCGATGTATAGAGCAATCATCTATGGTACAAGAAAATGCTGCagtgattaataataaacaagaagTTCCTGcgagttaa
- the LOC128882820 gene encoding serine-threonine kinase receptor-associated protein isoform X2: MQSSFVHPRFRELWVSRLDDGKPMLRQGDTGDWIGTFEGHKGAVWGVALNPDATRAASGAADFNAKVWDAIKGEEIYSFQHKHIVKSVNFSTDSNYLCTGSNEKLVRIYDLNKPDAAPQVFSGHKHGIRHVTFFNNNTQLITCADDKTLRVWDRNSSQEIKRLDFSSIPNSMELSKDGTIITTTHSNIVTFWNSKDLTKIREYVVPTQMNSASLHPDCSIFVCGGEDLKMYKFDYSTGTEIESFKGHFGPIHCVRFSPDSELYASGSEDGTLRLWQTTVGKTYGLWRCIEQSSMVQENAAVINNKQEVPAS; this comes from the exons ATGCAAAG TTCCTTCGTACATCCAAGGTTTCGCGAGTTATGGGTTTCGAGGTTAGACG ATGGCAAACCTATGTTACGACAAGGAGACACTGGAGATTGGATTGGAACATTTGAAGGACATAAAGGAGCAGTGTGGGGTGTTGCGCTGAATCCTGATGCTACAAGAGCTGCTTCGGGCGCTGCTGATTTTAATGCTAAAGTCTGGGATGCAATTAAAggagaagaaatttattccttTCAACATAAGCATATAGTCAAGTCCGTTAACTTTAGTACCGATTCCAATTATTTGTGTACCGGATCCAATGAAAAACTTGTACGGATTTATGATCTTAACAAGCCAGATGCAGCACCTCAG GTTTTCTCAGGTCACAAACATGGTATAAGGCATGTTacctttttcaataataacacTCAATTAATTACTTGTGCCGATGACAAAACATTGAGAGTCTGGGATAGAAATAGCAGTCAAGAAATAAAGAGGCTAGACTTTTCATCTATTCCAAATTCAATGGAGTTGTCGAAGGATGGAACTATCATCACAACTACTCATTCCAATATAGTGACCTTCTGGAATAGTAAAGA CTTAACGAAAATACGTGAATATGTTGTGCCAACACAAATGAACAGTGCTAGTTTGCATCCAGATTGCAGTATTTTTGTATGTGGAGgagaagatttaaaaatgtacaaattcgATTATAGTACAGGTACAGAAATTG agtCTTTCAAAGGACACTTTGGACCTATACATTGTGTACGTTTTTCACCAGACAGTGAATTATATGCAAGTGGCTCGGAAGACGGTACTTTGAGATTATGGCAAACGACAGTTGGTAAAACTTATGGTCTCTGGCGATGTATAGAGCAATCATCTATGGTACAAGAAAATGCTGCagtgattaataataaacaagaagTTCCTGcgagttaa